The following coding sequences are from one Lolium rigidum isolate FL_2022 chromosome 6, APGP_CSIRO_Lrig_0.1, whole genome shotgun sequence window:
- the LOC124668681 gene encoding protein NRT1/ PTR FAMILY 8.1-like, translating into MEAVQVESKGSHGGDADRRTSRNDRRSSWGCTLLIVNTCLQCVSYYGLSTNLMNYFTEELHAGSKSAANGVTNWVGTSSITPLAAAFLADSFLGRYWTITVFLVISAVGYGVVTASASWALQSAVFYAGLYLVGLGGALQPVMVSFGADQFGDDESERGQQSSFFNWFYFSVNVGSLVGGTVLVWVQTAHGWRLGYGIPALLSVLAVALFIAGTGAYRRHQPPGGFPLTRIAQVVVAAVRKCDVEVPDDAALLHECEGDDAVSAIQGSRRLARTGQFRFLDKAAVETAGDKGGRPARPWRLCTVTQVEELKCVLRLLPVWACGIIFAAAYTQMSTTFILQGNTMDPRLGSFRVPAAMLSVFDTLSVMIWVLLYDRAVVPLARRLTGNNGGFTQLARMGVGFFILTIAMLLAGALEVARRRVLVLHGTYIGVDGIEYMPMSIFWQVPQYVVVGAAEVFTFIGQMEFFYDQAPDAMRSVCSGLAGAAFALGNYASSAIVVVVVRATTRDGSPGWIPDDINEGHLDYFFWLLAMLCFLNFGTYLIVARWYKYKKIAD; encoded by the exons ATGGAAGCTGTACAGGTAGAATCAAAAGGCTCGCATGGTGGCGATGCCGATCGCCGGACGTCCAGGAATGATCGCCGGAGCTCGTGGGGCTGCACTTTGCTCATCG TGAACACGTGCTTGCAATGCGTGTCCTACTACGGCTTGTCGACGAATCTGATGAACTACTTTACGGAggagctgcacgccggcagcaagTCCGCGGCGAACGGCGTGACCAACTGGGTGGGTACCAGCTCCATCACGCCGCtggccgccgccttcctcgccgacTCCTTCCTTGGCAGGTACTGGACCATcaccgtcttcctcgtcatctccGCCGTGGGATACGGTGTGGTGACGGCGAGCGCCTCGTGGGCGCTGCAGAGCGCGGTGTTCTACGCGGGGCTGTACCTGGTGGGactgggcggcgcgctgcagccggtCATGGTGTCTTTCGGCGCCGACCAGTTCGGCGACGACGAGTCcgagcgcgggcagcagagctcCTTCTTCAACTGGTTCTACTTCTCCGTCAACGTGGGCTCGCTTGTCGGCGGCACCGTGCTGGTGTGGGTGCAGACCGCCCACGGCTGGCGGCTCGGCTACGGCATCCCAGCCCTGCTCAGCGTGCTCGCCGTCGCGCTGTTCATCGCCGGCACTGGCGCGTATCGCAGGCACCAGCCGCCGGGGGGATTCCCGCTGACCAGGATCGCGCAGGTGGTAGTCGCCGCCGTCAGGAAGTGCGACGTGGAGGTGCCGGACGACGCCGCGCTTCTGCACGAGTGCGAGGGCGACGATGCCGTGTCGGCGATACAGGGGAGCCGCCGTCTCGCGCGCACCGGCCAGTTCAG GTTCTTGGACaaggcagcggtggagacggcgggcgACAAGGGCGGTCGTCCGGCGAGGCCGTGGCGACTGTGCACGGTGACGCAAGTAGAGGAGCTCAAGTGCGTGCTCCGGCTGCTCCCCGTGTGGGCCTGCGGCATCATCTTCGCGGCGGCGTACACGCAGATGTCCACCACCTTCATCCTCCAGGGCAACACCATGGACCCTCGCCTCGGCAGCTTCCGCGTGCCCGCCGCCATGCTTTCCGTCTTCGACACCCTAAGCGTCATGATCTGGGTGCTGCTCTACGACCGCGCTGTTGTCCCGCTCGCGCGCCGTCTCACTGGCAACAACGGCGGGTTTACGCAGCTAGCGCGCATGGGCGTCGGTTTTTTCATCCTCACCATCGCCATGTTGCTTGCCGGGGCACTGGAGGTTGCCCGCCGCCGAGTCCTTGTGCTCCATGGCACCTACATCGGCGTGGATGGCATCGAGTATATGCCGATGTCGATCTTCTGGCAGGTGCCGCAATACGTGGTGGTGGGTGCGGCGGAGGTGTTTACATTCATTGGGCAGATGGAGTTCTTCTACGACCAGGCGCCGGACGCCATGCGGAGCGTCTGTTCGGGGCTCGCAGGCGCGGCGTTTGCGCTAGGCAACTACGCCAGTTCGGCGATCGTGGTCGTTGTGGTGCGCGCCACGACGAGGGATGGGAGCCCTGGATGGATCCCCGATGACATCAATGAAGGGCACCTGGATTACTTCTTCTGGCTGCTCGCCATGCTTTGCTTCCTAAACTTCGGCACCTACCTGATCGTGGCACGATGGTACAAATACAAGAAGATTGCGGATTGA